The genome window TACCGGCTGCGCGCCGGCGACACGAACCTGTGGGGCGGCGTCGCGCTCGGCGGCATCGTGGTCGGCGTGTCGGGCGCGCAGCCGTGGTTCGACGAGGCGTTCGCGGGCTGCATCGCGCACTGCCTGCGCGCGCTCGCGAAGCACCGTGCGCAGGCGACGCCCGACGGGCTGGCGATCTGAGGGGGGCCGCCCAGGCGCGGCCGCCCGGGACCCGTTTTTACAGCCGGTTATAAAAAAGCCAGCGCGCGCGCGGCACGGCCCGATGCGGCGCGGGCGCGCGCAGGCCGGCACGGTTTTCGCTGTACCTCATCCACGGACGGTTGTCGCGACAAGCGTCGCCGTCAGCCGGATTGCTTTCCGACATCGACAGGAGGTGCAGGTGAACGCGACTCACGATCCAGCCAGACCGCCGCTCGCCGGCCGGACCGCCCTCGTGACCGGGGGCGGCCGCGGTCTCGGCGAAGCCATTTGCGAAGAGCTTGCGCGCCATGGCGCGCACGTGGTGGTCGCCGATCTCGACGGCGATCGCGCGGCGGCCGTCGCGCAGCGGCTCGAACGGCACGGCGGGCAGGCGGTGGGCCGGCCGCTCGACGTGCGCGACGAAGCGTCGGTGCTGCAGGTCGTGCACGATGCGCGCGAGTCGCTCGGCGACCTCGACGTGATCGTCAACAACGCGGCGATCGACGTGACCGCGCCGATCGACGACGTGAGCGTCGACGCGTGGCAGCAGGTGCTGATGACCAACCTGTTCGGCCCGTACCTGATGTGTCACGCGGCCGTGCCGATGATGAAGGCGCGCGGCGACGGGCATATCGTCAACATCGCGTCGACCGCGTCGAAGCGGGCGTGGCCGAACGCGTCCGCGTATCACGCGACGAAGTGGGGGTTGCTCGGCCTGTCGCACGCGCTGCATGCCGAACTGCGGCCGAGCGGGGTGCGCGTGTCGGCGATCGTCGCGGGCGGGATGCGCACGCCGTTCCTGCTCGACCGTTTTCCGGACATCGACGAGGACACGCTGCAGCCGCCGGAGCACGTCGCGGCCGCCGTGCGTTTCGTGCTGACCCAGCCGCCGGGCACGGTCGTGCCGGAACTGATGGTGCTGCCGATGAAGGAGACGTCATGGCCTTGAAGCGCGAACGGCGGCTGCCCGGCGCGGTGCTGTTCGACAAGGACGGCACGCTGCTCGACGACGTGCCGTACAACGTCGATCCCGCCCGGATGCGCCTCGCGCCGGGCGCGGCACGCGCGCTGCGTACGCTCGGCGCGACCGGCATGCCGCTGGCGGTCGTGTCGAACCAGTCGGGCGTCGCGCTCGGCCGCTTTACCGAAAACGAGCTTGGCGCGGTCCGCCAGCGTCTCGCCGAACTGTTCGAAGCGAACGGTGCGACGCTGGCGGATTTTTTTTACTGCCCGCATCACCCGCGGGGCAGCGTGCCGCGCTACACCTGTGACTGCATCTGCCGCAAGCCGCGCCCCGGCATGCTGCGGCGCGCGCTGGCGGCGCTCGGCGCCGTGCCCGAATGGAGCTGGATGATCGGCGACATCCTCGACGACGTCGAGGCCGGCCGCGCCGCGCGCTGCGGCACGATCCTGGTCGACTGCGGTCACGAGACCGAGTGGCGCGTCAACGCCGCGCGCACGCCGCTCCACGTCGTCGACCGCATCGACCTGGCCGCCGACATCGTCGTGCGCG of Burkholderia sp. NRF60-BP8 contains these proteins:
- a CDS encoding SDR family oxidoreductase gives rise to the protein MNATHDPARPPLAGRTALVTGGGRGLGEAICEELARHGAHVVVADLDGDRAAAVAQRLERHGGQAVGRPLDVRDEASVLQVVHDARESLGDLDVIVNNAAIDVTAPIDDVSVDAWQQVLMTNLFGPYLMCHAAVPMMKARGDGHIVNIASTASKRAWPNASAYHATKWGLLGLSHALHAELRPSGVRVSAIVAGGMRTPFLLDRFPDIDEDTLQPPEHVAAAVRFVLTQPPGTVVPELMVLPMKETSWP
- a CDS encoding D-glycero-alpha-D-manno-heptose-1,7-bisphosphate 7-phosphatase, whose translation is MALKRERRLPGAVLFDKDGTLLDDVPYNVDPARMRLAPGAARALRTLGATGMPLAVVSNQSGVALGRFTENELGAVRQRLAELFEANGATLADFFYCPHHPRGSVPRYTCDCICRKPRPGMLRRALAALGAVPEWSWMIGDILDDVEAGRAARCGTILVDCGHETEWRVNAARTPLHVVDRIDLAADIVVREAVRRHGSGVRR